The Aminithiophilus ramosus genome contains a region encoding:
- a CDS encoding sensor histidine kinase: MTDQERNALAEEVDRLRRERQRGARLLEAAMNQALLVPRLDEVTTASALLEETSAKVRSLIRFKATAFWLVAPDGLDFRLALCDPPEWEPFIAAETELLIDDGTVAWALRRSKALTVTAGEGRESLLLQGLVTPDRDLGLFVAVLDEDLALLPDLGRAFLTATLALTASTLHNLELYRLVRDLNEELRLKVDHLEATERERAAYRSQLELKVSEKTEENRAKDLFIANVSHEMRTPLNGILGMAELLADGALGGEEKERVEMIRREGRSLLRLINDVLDFSRLEASKVAIERHPLSVAELLDEIRTSLAPRAARKGLTLRLCLAPDIPSCVEGDRGRLRQVLVNLTDNAVKFTDEGEILLCVAVERRDGEGVTLRFSVRDRGIGITEEQQKRLFLHFSQGDASTTRRYGGTGLGLAISKRLVDLMGGTIAVESVFGEGSLFYFDVPFRLADGGERDEGPTKIVLSRFPGARLLVVDDSRTNRRVAEAMAEKLGLKAASVASAEAALERLAREPFDLVLMDIQMPDVDGFEATARIRASSTLPDPAIPIVALTAGAFEGDRRRCLDAGMDGYLSKPILPDVLRRVIDGLLEARRPRPRPDLLDMELLRDRMGGDATFCLQIVETFAEDLEAYVGDARAALAGGDLERLRLVAHALKGAAANSAASALHGRATDLERRCRGRDRTGAARALEQLEKEAAGFLTWWKEEGRGGWTE; the protein is encoded by the coding sequence ATGACGGATCAGGAAAGAAACGCCCTCGCCGAGGAGGTCGACCGCCTTCGCCGGGAGCGACAGAGGGGCGCCAGGCTTCTCGAGGCGGCCATGAACCAGGCCCTTCTCGTGCCGCGCCTCGACGAGGTGACGACGGCCTCGGCCCTTCTGGAGGAGACGTCGGCCAAGGTCCGGAGCCTGATCCGCTTCAAGGCGACGGCCTTCTGGCTCGTGGCTCCCGACGGCCTCGACTTCCGCCTTGCCCTCTGCGATCCGCCCGAGTGGGAGCCCTTCATCGCCGCCGAGACGGAGCTCCTCATCGACGACGGCACCGTCGCCTGGGCCCTGAGGCGCAGCAAGGCCCTGACCGTCACGGCCGGCGAGGGGAGGGAATCGCTCCTTCTCCAGGGCCTCGTCACGCCCGATCGCGACCTGGGCCTTTTCGTCGCCGTCCTCGACGAGGACCTGGCCCTCCTTCCCGATCTGGGCCGGGCCTTCCTGACGGCGACTCTGGCCCTGACGGCTTCGACGCTCCACAACCTGGAACTCTATCGCCTCGTGCGCGATCTCAACGAGGAGCTCAGGCTCAAGGTGGACCATCTCGAGGCCACGGAGCGGGAGAGGGCCGCCTATCGAAGCCAGCTGGAGCTGAAGGTGTCGGAGAAGACCGAGGAAAACCGGGCCAAGGACCTCTTCATCGCCAACGTCAGCCACGAGATGCGGACGCCCCTCAACGGCATTCTCGGCATGGCCGAACTCCTGGCCGACGGTGCCCTCGGCGGGGAGGAGAAGGAGCGCGTCGAAATGATCCGCCGCGAGGGACGCTCTCTCCTGCGCCTCATCAACGACGTTCTCGACTTCTCCAGGCTCGAGGCCTCCAAGGTCGCGATCGAGAGGCACCCCCTCTCCGTCGCCGAGCTCCTCGACGAGATCCGCACCTCTCTCGCCCCCCGAGCGGCCCGCAAGGGGCTAACGCTGCGTCTCTGCCTGGCCCCCGACATCCCCTCCTGCGTCGAGGGCGATCGAGGGCGGCTCCGTCAGGTCCTGGTGAACCTGACGGACAACGCCGTCAAGTTCACCGACGAGGGGGAGATCCTCCTCTGCGTCGCCGTCGAGAGGCGGGACGGCGAGGGGGTGACGCTGCGCTTTTCCGTCCGCGACAGGGGGATCGGCATCACCGAAGAGCAGCAGAAGCGCCTCTTCCTCCACTTCTCCCAGGGCGACGCCTCGACGACGCGCCGCTACGGCGGGACGGGCCTGGGGCTGGCGATCTCGAAGCGCCTCGTCGACCTCATGGGCGGGACCATCGCCGTCGAAAGCGTCTTCGGAGAGGGCTCCCTCTTCTACTTCGACGTTCCCTTCCGCCTCGCCGATGGAGGGGAGCGCGACGAGGGGCCGACGAAGATCGTCCTCTCCCGCTTTCCCGGCGCGCGCCTCCTCGTCGTCGACGACAGCCGGACCAACCGCCGCGTCGCCGAGGCCATGGCCGAGAAGCTGGGCCTGAAGGCCGCCTCCGTCGCCTCGGCCGAGGCCGCCCTGGAGCGCCTGGCCCGGGAGCCCTTCGATCTGGTCCTCATGGACATCCAGATGCCCGACGTGGACGGTTTCGAGGCGACGGCCCGCATCCGCGCCTCGTCGACCCTTCCCGACCCGGCGATCCCCATCGTGGCCCTCACGGCGGGGGCCTTCGAGGGCGACCGTCGGCGCTGTCTCGATGCGGGAATGGACGGCTACCTCTCCAAGCCGATCCTTCCCGACGTCCTGCGCCGCGTCATCGACGGTCTTCTCGAGGCCAGGCGGCCCAGGCCGAGGCCCGATCTGCTCGACATGGAGCTTCTCCGGGATCGCATGGGAGGCGACGCGACGTTCTGCCTTCAGATCGTCGAGACCTTCGCCGAAGACCTGGAGGCCTATGTCGGCGATGCCCGGGCGGCCCTGGCCGGGGGCGATCTGGAGCGACTGCGCCTCGTCGCCCACGCCCTGAAGGGGGCGGCGGCCAACAGCGCCGCCTCGGCCCTTCACGGTCGCGCCACCGACCTGGAGAGGCGCTGTCGAGGGCGTGACCGGACCGGTGCGGCGAGGGCGCTGGAGCAGCTGGAGAAGGAAGCGGCGGGTTTCCTGACGTGGTGGAAGGAAGAGGGCAGGGGAGGTTGGACAGAATGA
- a CDS encoding HDOD domain-containing protein produces MGRVGTSNLKEGMVLAENLRDSAGRFVLASGSALTAKQIRMFKILGILAVSVEGSDDEAIEEERRATEAVRRRAEAHLSLLFPPSRRDHRAMAELFRLCVDRLAARMEEGFEPRPVVVGSEPLELLRRCRRRDLTPEGLVLGEVRLASFPDIYFKIRELLETPYASAVHLAEVVGKDPSLSARLLRLVNSSFYAFPQPIDSISRAIAIIGTTELSSLALAVSTLNVFDRVPDRYVDMKSFWQHAVACGVFARLLAASRDARQEERFFLAGLFHDLGRLVLYRRLPREMTCALALSRRLGAPLHEGERDLLGFDHARLGQVLLASWHIPDPLPQLVGFHHSPVDEGAPEGAAPVHVADILSLALQIGTSGSLFVPSLKAGAWEALGIEAEALSGIVIQGERQIKEIMHVFFGGENS; encoded by the coding sequence GTGGGGCGCGTCGGAACGTCCAACCTGAAGGAGGGCATGGTCCTCGCCGAGAATCTCCGAGACTCGGCGGGGCGTTTTGTGCTTGCCAGCGGATCGGCCCTGACGGCCAAACAGATCCGCATGTTCAAGATTCTGGGAATCCTGGCCGTTTCCGTCGAGGGAAGCGACGACGAGGCCATCGAAGAGGAGCGGCGCGCCACCGAGGCCGTGCGGCGACGGGCCGAGGCCCATCTTTCCCTTCTTTTCCCCCCGTCGCGGCGCGATCACCGGGCCATGGCCGAACTCTTCCGCCTCTGCGTCGACCGCCTCGCCGCCCGGATGGAGGAGGGCTTCGAGCCCCGGCCCGTCGTCGTCGGGAGCGAACCTCTCGAACTCCTGAGACGCTGCCGGAGACGGGATCTGACGCCGGAGGGCCTGGTCCTCGGAGAGGTTCGCCTCGCCTCCTTTCCCGACATCTATTTCAAGATCCGCGAACTCCTCGAGACGCCCTACGCCTCGGCCGTCCACCTGGCCGAAGTCGTCGGCAAGGACCCCAGCCTCTCGGCGCGGCTGCTGCGCCTCGTCAACAGCTCCTTCTACGCCTTCCCCCAGCCCATCGACTCCATCTCACGGGCCATCGCCATCATCGGCACGACGGAGCTCTCCAGCCTTGCCCTGGCCGTCTCGACGCTCAACGTCTTCGACAGGGTCCCGGACCGTTACGTCGACATGAAGTCCTTCTGGCAGCATGCCGTGGCCTGCGGCGTCTTCGCCCGCCTCCTGGCGGCCTCCCGCGACGCCCGTCAGGAGGAGCGTTTCTTCCTGGCCGGCCTTTTCCACGATCTGGGACGCCTCGTCCTCTACCGCCGTCTCCCGCGGGAGATGACCTGCGCCCTCGCCCTGTCGCGGCGTCTCGGGGCGCCTCTCCACGAGGGCGAGCGCGACCTTCTCGGATTCGATCATGCCCGTCTCGGACAGGTCCTCCTGGCGTCGTGGCACATCCCCGATCCCCTCCCTCAGCTGGTGGGCTTTCACCACAGCCCCGTCGACGAGGGAGCCCCCGAGGGAGCCGCTCCCGTCCACGTCGCCGATATCCTCTCCCTCGCCCTCCAGATCGGCACCAGCGGCTCTCTTTTCGTTCCCTCCCTCAAGGCCGGGGCCTGGGAGGCCCTGGGGATCGAGGCCGAGGCCCTGTCGGGCATCGTGATCCAGGGGGAGCGGCAGATCAAGGAAATCATGCACGTCTTTTTCGGCGGTGAGAACTCATGA
- a CDS encoding glutamine--tRNA ligase/YqeY domain fusion protein, with translation MEERTQQGGSFIEQIIRDDLQSGRVSKVVTRFPPEPNGYLHIGHAKSICLNFGLAEQFGGDCNLRFDDTNPAKEETEYVESIKRDVSWLGFRWAHLRFASDYFESFHRWALELIEAGRAYVDDQGPEEIRASRGTLTEPGRESPWRNRSVEENRDLFRRMGEGEFDEGSRVLRARIDMAHPNINMRDPVLYRILKKSHHRTGDRWCLYPMYDFAHGYEDAIEGVTHSICTLEFADHRPLYDWFLENVSVPSRPRQYEFARLNLTYTVMSKRKLLQLVTEKIVSGWDDPRMPTISGLRRRGYTPSAIRRFCADIGVSKANSLVDIEFLQFCIREELNRDADRVMAVLDPLKVVIENYPEGQIEELEALNNPEAAEATYRKIPFGREIFIERDDFMENPPKKFFRLSPGSEVRLKHAYLVTCTDVIRDGSGRVVELRCRYDPESRGGEAPDGRKVKGTLHWVEASHALAAEVRLYDRLFTLRDMDSMEEGKDYRDYLNADSLRVVSALVEPSLGQAGPGERFQFLRHGYFIVDDDSRPEALVLNRTVSLKESWSKAQRS, from the coding sequence ATGGAAGAACGGACGCAACAGGGAGGCAGCTTCATCGAACAGATCATCCGCGACGACCTCCAGTCGGGACGGGTCTCGAAGGTCGTCACCCGCTTCCCGCCCGAGCCCAACGGTTACCTGCACATCGGACACGCCAAGTCGATCTGCCTCAACTTCGGTCTGGCCGAGCAGTTCGGCGGCGACTGCAACCTGCGCTTCGACGACACCAACCCCGCCAAGGAAGAGACGGAGTACGTCGAATCGATCAAGCGCGACGTGAGCTGGCTCGGATTCCGCTGGGCCCACCTGCGTTTCGCCTCGGACTACTTCGAGTCCTTTCACCGCTGGGCCCTGGAGCTGATCGAGGCGGGCCGGGCCTACGTCGACGATCAGGGCCCCGAGGAGATCCGCGCCTCACGGGGGACGCTGACCGAGCCCGGCAGGGAGTCGCCCTGGCGGAACCGCTCCGTCGAGGAGAACCGCGACCTCTTCCGCCGCATGGGCGAGGGCGAGTTCGACGAGGGGAGCCGCGTCCTCCGGGCCAGGATCGACATGGCCCATCCCAACATCAACATGCGCGACCCCGTCCTCTACCGGATCCTGAAGAAGAGCCATCACCGCACGGGCGACCGCTGGTGTCTCTATCCCATGTACGACTTCGCCCACGGCTACGAGGACGCCATCGAAGGGGTGACCCACTCCATCTGCACCCTCGAGTTCGCCGATCACCGGCCCCTCTACGACTGGTTCCTGGAGAACGTCTCCGTCCCCTCCAGGCCCCGTCAGTACGAGTTCGCCCGCCTCAACCTGACCTACACCGTCATGAGCAAGCGCAAGCTCCTCCAGCTCGTGACGGAGAAGATCGTCTCCGGCTGGGACGATCCCCGCATGCCGACGATCAGCGGCCTCCGCCGCCGCGGCTACACCCCTTCGGCGATCCGGCGCTTCTGCGCCGACATCGGCGTCTCCAAGGCCAACAGCCTCGTCGACATCGAATTCCTCCAGTTCTGCATCCGCGAGGAGCTCAACCGCGATGCCGACCGCGTCATGGCCGTCCTGGATCCGCTCAAGGTGGTCATCGAGAACTACCCCGAGGGGCAGATCGAGGAGCTCGAGGCCCTGAACAACCCCGAGGCGGCCGAGGCGACGTACCGCAAGATCCCCTTCGGCCGGGAGATCTTCATCGAGCGCGACGACTTCATGGAGAACCCGCCCAAGAAGTTCTTCCGCCTCTCGCCGGGCAGCGAGGTGCGCCTCAAGCACGCCTACCTCGTCACCTGCACCGACGTGATCCGCGACGGATCGGGCCGGGTCGTCGAGCTTCGCTGCCGCTACGACCCCGAAAGCCGCGGCGGCGAGGCCCCCGACGGACGCAAGGTTAAGGGGACCCTCCACTGGGTCGAGGCCTCTCACGCCCTGGCCGCCGAGGTCCGCCTCTACGACCGGCTCTTCACCCTCCGGGACATGGATTCCATGGAGGAGGGCAAGGACTACCGCGACTATCTCAACGCCGACTCTCTCCGCGTCGTCTCGGCCCTCGTCGAGCCCTCGCTGGGCCAGGCCGGGCCCGGCGAGCGCTTCCAGTTCCTCCGCCACGGCTATTTCATCGTCGACGACGACAGCCGGCCCGAAGCCCTCGTCCTCAACCGCACCGTCTCCCTCAAGGAGAGCTGGAGCAAGGCTCAGCGGAGCTGA
- a CDS encoding AMP-binding protein: MTERLERTVFARLEAMGDVPLLWWKGEWWSVPRFLDRTRSCIETLERGGFGEGQRLAFMVPNSPLSLSLSLAAWSLGGSVAPLNPLGGGDLLLSTLKTLEPSLLVLPDSADQASLSASSGLPVALASLEGLLPPMTCRGGRRGAPSLAVTYSTSGTTGRPKIVPLSHANLLDNVGTALAFITALGPDETILNALPNFHAFGFGLCSVLPLVAGYRQIVLPSFLPVADALDALDAAQGTVVLAVPTMISLLCAAAARTGRAPKSLRTLLVGGDKVPLGLDEKARTHLGLPILEGYGLTECSPLVAVNRSYATRRLGTVGPVIPGYVYEVRDDEGRVLPEGSEGVLWLKGPSITEGYCDNPETTEQRFRDGWFDTGDVVRLDDGCLTLLDRATDLIIVGGFNVYPQEVESVLLQHPAVREVSVIGSPNATSGEVPKAFVVLQEGMDPPGERELLRFCRERLAHFKTPRKIAFVGELPRSPLGKVLRRVLRDEERRRAERGRG; the protein is encoded by the coding sequence ATGACGGAGAGACTGGAGAGAACCGTCTTTGCCAGACTGGAGGCTATGGGAGACGTGCCCCTGCTCTGGTGGAAGGGGGAGTGGTGGTCCGTTCCCCGCTTCCTCGATCGGACGCGCTCGTGCATCGAGACCCTGGAGCGGGGAGGCTTCGGAGAGGGGCAACGCCTGGCCTTCATGGTGCCCAACTCCCCTCTGAGTCTTTCCCTCTCCCTGGCCGCCTGGAGTCTGGGCGGCTCCGTGGCCCCCCTCAATCCCCTGGGAGGGGGCGATCTCCTCCTCTCGACGCTGAAGACGCTCGAGCCGTCGCTTCTCGTCCTCCCCGACTCGGCCGATCAGGCGTCCCTTTCCGCCTCTTCGGGTCTCCCCGTCGCCCTGGCTTCCCTCGAAGGGCTCCTGCCGCCGATGACCTGCCGCGGAGGGCGCCGGGGCGCCCCCTCCCTGGCCGTGACCTATTCCACGTCGGGCACGACGGGACGTCCCAAGATCGTCCCCTTGAGCCACGCCAACCTTCTCGACAACGTCGGAACGGCCCTGGCCTTCATCACCGCCCTCGGTCCCGACGAGACGATTCTCAACGCCCTGCCCAACTTTCACGCCTTCGGCTTCGGCCTCTGTTCCGTTCTTCCCCTCGTCGCCGGCTACAGACAGATCGTCCTCCCCTCCTTTCTCCCCGTCGCCGACGCCCTCGACGCCCTCGATGCCGCCCAGGGCACCGTCGTCCTCGCCGTGCCGACGATGATCTCCCTTCTCTGCGCCGCCGCGGCCCGGACCGGTCGGGCGCCGAAAAGCCTTCGGACCCTCCTCGTCGGCGGCGACAAGGTTCCCCTGGGCCTGGACGAGAAGGCCCGGACCCATCTGGGTCTGCCCATTCTCGAGGGGTACGGCCTCACCGAGTGCTCTCCCCTCGTCGCCGTCAACCGCAGCTACGCCACCCGTCGCCTGGGAACGGTGGGACCCGTCATTCCCGGCTACGTCTACGAGGTCCGAGACGACGAGGGCCGGGTCCTTCCCGAGGGGAGCGAGGGCGTCCTCTGGCTGAAGGGGCCTTCCATCACGGAAGGCTACTGCGACAATCCCGAGACGACGGAGCAGCGCTTCCGCGACGGCTGGTTCGACACGGGCGACGTGGTCCGCCTCGACGACGGCTGCCTGACCCTTCTCGATCGGGCCACGGACCTGATCATCGTCGGCGGCTTCAACGTCTACCCTCAGGAGGTCGAGTCGGTGCTCCTCCAGCACCCCGCCGTCCGGGAGGTCTCCGTCATCGGCAGTCCCAACGCCACCAGCGGCGAGGTGCCCAAGGCCTTCGTCGTCCTCCAGGAGGGGATGGATCCTCCCGGGGAGAGGGAGCTGCTCCGCTTCTGCCGGGAGAGGCTGGCCCACTTCAAGACGCCCCGGAAGATCGCCTTCGTCGGCGAGCTGCCCCGATCGCCTCTGGGCAAGGTCCTGCGCCGCGTCCTGCGCGACGAGGAGCGCCGGCGCGCCGAGCGGGGCAGAGGCTGA
- a CDS encoding potassium channel family protein, which yields MKERTNLLFWLTIALGLIAVGVLGLRLLADLPWIDALFYIVTTLATVGYEAPPYLTPEAKVFLTFYIIAAVGTVGVIVGRLVQTIVVDRMRQVLGKRRDNGLERLNDHWIVCGLGRVGLQVAEQIAAAGQSLVVIERDAERIASLPSDRWPVLVGDATGEEILAKAGIHRARGLVAALSADADNVYVTLSAKALKADLRIVVRASDAQAVNALYRAGADKVINPVRAGAVALARAALSPAVADFFELINLSRELDLDFESFRVVDGSSLEGLALKEAPLRSRYNAIVVAIHGVDGSVAYNPSGEKRIEGGDELILLAPRTAMAALRRDFLLPRSDPSTT from the coding sequence GTGAAGGAAAGGACGAATCTGCTTTTCTGGCTGACCATCGCCCTGGGGCTGATCGCCGTCGGCGTTCTCGGCCTCCGCCTGCTGGCCGATCTCCCCTGGATCGACGCCCTTTTCTACATCGTCACCACCCTGGCCACGGTGGGCTATGAGGCCCCGCCCTATCTGACGCCCGAGGCCAAGGTCTTTCTCACATTTTACATCATCGCCGCCGTGGGCACCGTCGGCGTCATCGTGGGGAGGCTCGTCCAGACGATCGTCGTCGACAGGATGCGCCAGGTTCTGGGAAAACGGAGGGATAACGGGTTGGAACGTCTCAACGACCACTGGATCGTCTGCGGTCTCGGCCGGGTGGGGCTCCAGGTGGCGGAGCAGATCGCCGCCGCCGGTCAGAGTCTCGTCGTCATCGAACGCGACGCCGAGCGGATCGCCTCTCTCCCCTCCGACCGGTGGCCCGTCCTCGTCGGCGACGCGACGGGCGAGGAGATCCTCGCCAAGGCGGGGATCCACCGCGCCCGGGGGCTGGTGGCGGCCCTCTCGGCCGACGCCGACAACGTCTATGTCACCCTTTCGGCCAAGGCCCTCAAGGCGGACCTGCGCATCGTCGTCCGCGCCAGCGACGCCCAGGCCGTCAACGCCCTCTACCGGGCCGGCGCCGACAAGGTCATCAATCCCGTCCGGGCCGGTGCCGTCGCCCTGGCGCGGGCCGCCCTGAGCCCGGCCGTGGCCGATTTCTTCGAACTCATCAACCTCTCCCGCGAACTGGACCTCGATTTCGAATCCTTCCGCGTCGTCGACGGCAGTTCCCTGGAGGGGCTCGCCCTGAAGGAGGCCCCTCTCCGCTCGCGCTACAACGCCATCGTCGTCGCCATCCACGGCGTCGACGGAAGCGTCGCCTACAACCCCTCGGGGGAGAAACGGATCGAAGGGGGAGACGAGCTCATCCTGTTGGCGCCTCGAACGGCCATGGCCGCCTTGAGGCGCGATTTTCTGCTGCCCCGTTCCGATCCTTCGACGACGTGA
- the xth gene encoding exodeoxyribonuclease III, which produces MALFSVATFNVNSVRSRLPVLERWLSANPVDVLALQETKVVDDDFPLPFFSDRGYHVAFRGQKAYSGVALASRLPFDDVFHGFGDGLEPDDGPRLIGARWGAMTVVNTYVPQGKSLDHPDFEYKKRFLRRLATLFDRETSRGAQNLWVGDLNVAPTESDVTNASTKGDHVCFHASIREAFAAVVDGRFVDVFRKHRPGEGEFSFWDYRVKNALGRNIGWRIDHILASADLADTSVDAFVDREPRSWERPSDHTVVVARFRR; this is translated from the coding sequence ATGGCCCTTTTCTCCGTGGCGACCTTCAACGTCAATTCCGTCCGCTCCCGGCTCCCCGTCCTGGAGCGCTGGCTTTCGGCGAACCCCGTCGACGTTTTGGCCCTTCAGGAGACGAAGGTCGTCGACGACGACTTCCCCCTCCCCTTCTTCTCCGACAGGGGCTACCACGTCGCCTTCCGGGGCCAGAAGGCCTACAGCGGCGTCGCCCTGGCCTCTCGCCTCCCTTTCGACGACGTCTTCCACGGATTCGGCGACGGCCTCGAACCCGACGACGGACCGCGCCTCATCGGCGCCCGCTGGGGCGCCATGACCGTCGTCAACACCTACGTCCCCCAGGGGAAGAGCCTCGACCACCCCGACTTCGAGTACAAAAAGCGTTTCCTTCGGCGTCTGGCGACCCTCTTCGACAGGGAGACGTCCCGCGGCGCCCAGAATCTCTGGGTGGGCGACCTCAACGTGGCGCCCACCGAATCCGACGTGACCAACGCCTCCACCAAAGGGGATCACGTCTGCTTCCACGCCTCCATCCGGGAGGCCTTCGCCGCCGTCGTCGACGGCCGTTTCGTCGACGTCTTCCGCAAGCACCGCCCCGGCGAGGGCGAGTTCTCCTTCTGGGACTACCGCGTCAAAAACGCCCTGGGGCGCAACATCGGCTGGCGCATCGACCACATCCTGGCCTCGGCCGACCTGGCCGATACCTCCGTCGACGCCTTCGTCGACAGGGAACCGCGGAGCTGGGAGAGGCCCTCCGATCACACCGTCGTCGTCGCCCGCTTCCGGCGATGA
- a CDS encoding GHMP family kinase ATP-binding protein, whose product MSEASVALAGTVGEWVQGWILPDGEALVSLVVPWRGRVSVGEDLDDPLPAKAASALAVARRRLDRPGLGARIDNPLPVGKGLASSTVDVCGILAAASRLASPPWGEEEIFSLACSVEPSDGILFPGLALVDHLRGRLIERLPPPPPLSLLALIPPRSLDTEAYRRDPAFLKRVRDRAPEHLRAYSWLRRGLFEGDGALVARGATLSARTQNGLLPRPEWPLLEEGLRWPGALGIALAHSGTASALLFRDRPSADEARRRLVKGFSGSVVLFEPCGGGIAPLDTPPGKGKGNVTRNGHLSRRCPL is encoded by the coding sequence ATGAGCGAAGCCTCCGTCGCGCTGGCCGGAACGGTCGGCGAATGGGTCCAGGGGTGGATCTTGCCCGACGGGGAGGCTCTGGTCAGCCTCGTCGTCCCCTGGCGGGGGCGCGTCTCCGTCGGAGAGGACCTCGACGACCCCCTTCCGGCCAAGGCGGCCTCGGCCCTGGCCGTTGCCCGGCGCCGCCTGGACCGGCCCGGGCTGGGCGCCCGGATCGACAACCCTCTCCCCGTCGGCAAGGGACTGGCCTCGTCGACGGTCGACGTCTGCGGCATCCTGGCGGCGGCCTCGCGCCTCGCCTCCCCTCCCTGGGGCGAGGAGGAGATCTTCTCCCTGGCCTGCTCCGTCGAGCCCTCCGACGGCATCCTCTTTCCCGGCCTGGCTCTCGTCGACCACCTGAGGGGACGGCTCATCGAGCGTCTGCCGCCGCCGCCCCCCCTGAGCCTTCTGGCCCTCATCCCTCCCCGGAGCCTCGACACAGAGGCGTACCGCCGCGATCCCGCCTTCCTGAAAAGGGTCCGCGATCGGGCGCCGGAGCACCTCAGGGCCTACTCCTGGCTGCGCCGGGGACTCTTCGAGGGAGACGGAGCCCTCGTCGCCCGAGGGGCCACCCTCTCGGCTCGGACCCAGAACGGGCTGCTCCCCAGGCCCGAATGGCCCCTGCTCGAGGAGGGGCTGCGCTGGCCGGGAGCGCTCGGCATCGCCCTTGCCCATTCGGGGACGGCCTCGGCCCTTCTCTTCCGGGACCGGCCGTCGGCCGACGAGGCGCGACGGCGTCTCGTCAAAGGGTTCTCGGGATCGGTCGTCCTCTTCGAGCCCTGCGGCGGCGGAATCGCTCCCCTCGACACGCCGCCGGGAAAGGGAAAGGGAAACGTCACCAGAAACGGCCATCTTTCAAGGAGGTGTCCCCTGTGA
- a CDS encoding outer membrane protein assembly factor BamB family protein, giving the protein MKKTFGTVLVALLFSLFAVAAASALEVGYRADKGRSAVFAPGGVVRGESAWTFNAEGGVTASPIVVGSTLYVGSQGGRVYALEAATGRPFWSVSVGGSVSASPAFADGKLFVGTDSGAVFCLNAADGRELWRYGGDWSFRASPAVVGGVVYIGDLGGTVMALNASSGKPLWSFGSDRWFSASPLPAGDLVFVGGHGGRFSALEAATGKERWGSSTGGPLDVSASYRDGIVYFGGNGGCLYAVQVFKVIPLWQACVDSGISTAIALSGNRAFFGTYDGGLYALDIAAKGNILWRFAADGAILSDPAVEGDRVYFGGADGRIHALHVASGQELWSYDAGAEIVAGPVLWKGTLLYGTTTGLVGALR; this is encoded by the coding sequence GTGAAGAAAACGTTCGGAACCGTCCTCGTCGCGCTCCTCTTTTCGCTTTTCGCCGTCGCGGCCGCCTCGGCCCTGGAAGTCGGCTACCGCGCCGACAAGGGCCGCAGCGCCGTCTTCGCCCCGGGAGGCGTCGTCCGGGGCGAGTCGGCCTGGACCTTCAACGCCGAGGGAGGCGTCACGGCCTCGCCCATCGTCGTCGGTTCGACCCTCTACGTCGGCAGCCAGGGAGGGCGCGTCTACGCCCTCGAGGCCGCCACGGGACGCCCCTTTTGGTCCGTCTCCGTCGGCGGCTCCGTCTCGGCCTCGCCGGCCTTCGCCGACGGGAAGCTCTTCGTCGGCACCGATTCGGGGGCCGTCTTCTGCCTCAATGCCGCCGACGGGCGGGAACTGTGGCGCTACGGCGGAGACTGGTCCTTCCGCGCCTCGCCCGCCGTCGTCGGCGGCGTCGTCTACATCGGCGACCTTGGCGGGACCGTCATGGCCCTCAACGCTTCGTCCGGGAAACCTCTCTGGAGCTTCGGCTCCGACCGCTGGTTCTCGGCCTCTCCCCTTCCCGCGGGAGACCTGGTCTTCGTCGGCGGCCACGGGGGACGCTTCTCGGCCCTCGAGGCCGCAACGGGAAAAGAGCGCTGGGGCAGCTCCACGGGAGGTCCCCTCGACGTGTCGGCCTCGTACCGCGACGGCATCGTCTACTTCGGCGGCAACGGCGGCTGTCTCTACGCCGTCCAGGTCTTCAAGGTCATCCCCCTCTGGCAGGCCTGCGTCGACAGCGGCATCTCGACGGCCATCGCCCTCTCGGGGAACAGGGCCTTCTTCGGCACCTACGACGGCGGCCTCTACGCCCTGGACATCGCGGCCAAGGGCAACATCCTCTGGCGCTTCGCCGCCGACGGGGCCATCCTCTCCGATCCGGCCGTCGAAGGCGACCGGGTCTACTTCGGCGGAGCCGACGGCCGCATCCACGCCCTCCACGTCGCCTCGGGCCAGGAGCTCTGGAGCTACGATGCCGGCGCCGAAATCGTCGCCGGTCCCGTCCTCTGGAAGGGAACGCTCCTCTACGGAACCACGACGGGCCTCGTCGGCGCCCTGCGCTGA